In Cryptomeria japonica chromosome 1, Sugi_1.0, whole genome shotgun sequence, the sequence GTGATCAAATATAGATAGAAGATAGATATTGAAAGGAGACATAATAAATGTATGTTATATATTAAGATACTAGTATAAAGAGATCTATTTTTCTACATCCCAATTGTgtgtataataattttttattgattgCATGCTTAGAGTAGATTCAGAATAGATATTGCCATCACCTTAATAGGGCCGAGTTTGGGTTATAGACTACAACTAGGATAAATCCTTTGGGAACATAACTCTAGTCTATCACCTTtagatttctttttttttatatagttAAAAAGATGGAAGGGCCAACACCCATTTTATCACTTTTTTATTGGAGCTTTGAACTAGTGGGGTAATAATGGGGGACCCCATCCCCATGGTGAATATGCTAAGGTATTAACACATCTTAGATTTGTCTATGATTTGCTTGCCAATTTACGGATGACTAAGCGCCTCAATATCACTTCGTGCCTCGTTGTCCCTCCATGGCTCCTTATCAGTCCACTAGttgcatctccatttctcctcATCAGACCATTTTTTTCTCCTTATCATTCCACATGGCATCTTTATTTCTCAACAACATCCTTATCTCTCCATTGCATCCTCCATGCCTAGAATCACCTAACCACCTTCTAAACTCTACACCTTTATCTCCTACACACCTTCTTCTCCTATCTTTCTTACTATTGTTGACTAGTTTCTACTACCACCAACTCCATAAACTTTCTACCATAGTTTGTCATAATCAAAGTGACCTAGCAACTTACCCATGTCTATAGCCTTGAACATACCATCTGCAACCTCGTTCACATTAAGTGGGGTATAAACACACTCCTTATCTCTGACATCTTGGGAACCTCTAAGATAGTTGGTCAACTTGCATGGTCCACCATAAATAGTGACTTGCAACAAGTTGATTCGAAGAATTGAACCCAAGACTTTCATGATAATACGGAGTTGCAACGACCGTTGCGCTGTGGGGCCAACCCATCTCCTTTAGATTTATTGCTAACACTAGTTCCATTTCTAAGACCTTGGTTAGGATCTATAAGGGTAAGTTACTATGAGTGCTAATATGGGTGCTATAAAAATATGATAAAAGAAGGAAAGGAGGCAGATTAAAAGAAGGTACTTTGGAAGATTTGGACTTAAAATTTGATGAGATGCAAGAAATGGTAACCATGATTCAAACAACAATTAAAGGATTCAAAAAGAGGACATTGTTGATAGTTTCAAGTAGTACAATAACTTTAACAATTAAATTACAAATAACTTTGAGGTGGTTGTCCATTAAAGTTGGTGTATCTCCTCTAATAGGTGACTTCGATGCTAGGGTGCAATACAACCCAAATCATGTAGATAATAAAAACCTATCCGCCccatccaaattagatttggtatccTATCAAGGATGAGGATATTCAATCCAATATTCTAAGGTACCAAGCTAGACATAATCTAGGTAACTCCAAGATTCGTTATACTATTATTCACTTGTTTTTCTTGTATGCATATATGGGTCAAACAAACATAATGCAACCTTATTATATCCATACTTTTCACATTCCTTAGATCTCTCAACCTTTGAAACCTATTATAATTATGCTAATAAGAAAAGAAAAGTTTTATTACATCTTAAATACATTATGGGTTATTTCACTTTTTTGACTCACTACCAACTGGAAGGATAGAATAAGAATTCCATATTTCTCATGATAATTGTTGAAAAGGACATGAAATTCTATCATACATTAAAATAATCTAATTATCTTGACTAGATATACATTTGCTGATAATTTCTCTGACAACCTATTGCAGCTACTGAGATGGTGAATCTTAACATCCATCATATACATGTTGAAAAAAAATGTCCAAGCCAAGCATATAATTCCTAGCATCCATCACCTACATGCTAGCATTCAAAGGGAGCTAGTCCAAGGGTATAGCTTAGTAATTCTATTAGAAGAGCATTTTTATTGACTTTAGTCATGATTAAAAAAATGAGAAATTTAATTTGTGAGTGGGCTATAGGATCTACTAGATGGTGATCTTATCAAGAGGATAATGATAAGCTCTGTTTATAGTGTATTTCAACTTGTTCAGTGACCTTATTTATACCCTATTGTGTTTCCATATAATTTAGCTTTTGTATTAGACTTGATTTTGTATGTAGAAACCTCTTATAATTAGATAGCTAGAATAAGGAGGTCTTATAGTTTCACTATTTTCATGTTGGTGATTGCTAAATTCACCACCTAGATAGGTTTAATAAATGGAACATAACCAAGTTATTTTTATAATTTTCACGTCCTAGGCTACTTGAAAAACTGTAAATCACCTACATGATTCCCCTTCTACATGGAATCCCTACTATTTATGCATTCAATTATTAGACCATATACTTGTGTTGAAGTACTTAAAAGAATATTATTAATATTCAATAATGGTTACTTAAATATTAGCTTGCACACAATTCTTGATACTAGGTAGATTTGATATGAGAAGTTATCTAATGTCATATAATATCAACCTTGACTATGCTAATCTTTTCAATGGGTCATgcgtttaattattatattttttgttaTATGTATTTAAGAAAAGTATATACTACCATTGTTGTACCCATAGAATTGCATGTGCAACATGTGGTTTAATAGTCTAAAAATTCTAATATTCTTGTCAAAAAATATTTTAGTTCCAAAAGAATGGAATATCTAGATTCTTTGTTTCTTAAAGTTTTGTCGTAGTTTTTTTCATGTTTATTGACTTCTATGGCAATTTGAATAGCTAGGATACCATCTTCAATCCTTATTTTCATTGCTATGTTACTTGATACTTGAGATATCATAACAGTGTCTTCCTTGTGATTTTTTCTATATCTTTTCTTAAGATTTTTCTTAGATCCTATTCAATTTGTATGTTTTTAGCTTTTAGATAGCCTAAATTTGACCCCCTAAATATTTCCATTTCTCCTTGAGTTCTACAAAGACCAAACACATaccttttttttatgttatttgatCTCCAAAGGTTTTGAAATGAAGATAAATTCTTGCATGAATTTCCCAAGCTAAGTATTTATCATGAACTATCATCCTAATATGGAAAATTATTTTTCTATCTAGTAGATTTATTATGTTTGCATTGAATAGTCTATACACCATGTTAATAGCATGATTTCATTGCAAACATTTCATCAAATTTCATTTAGTTAGAAACTTAAATTATTCTTGATTAAAGATTATATTGGATTGTTCATTATGTTCTACAAACTTATTATATTCTATTTTTAGCACTATACTTATCTATCCAACTCAAATTATCTAAGATTACTTCCTAGCAATAAATTATCTTTGATGAAGCATACCAATGATCATGAGCTAAGAAAAGTAAAAAAGCTAAATCCACAAGTTACGATTCCTACCTTTAGTTTATGAAAattatcatattattattattttaaggatgCTTTCTAGTATAACAGATTATTTTCTTAAAAGCATGACGATAATTGATTATTGCAATCTTCAATTGTTATAAATGTTGATAAACACATCAAACAAGACAAAGACATAATGACCAATAAAAGATTTCAcctaataaagtaaaataaatctAATTCATAAATGACTATTATCTAAATCGAcaaacatatatcaaaataaaaCACCATAATTACTAAATCCCAACACTTATTCAAATTACATTAAGTCTAAACATGTCTTAAAAATTAGTTTCATTAAGATTTCAcagtaaaataataataaaagattaAGAAATAAGGAACTAATACAATGTATGAACAGAcacgatttttattttttatttcgtGGTTGCTAAGAATTATTGTATTTATATTTCAAATCTTTTAACAAAATATTGTGTTAAGATATATATACGAGAGCTTTCAAAAGCATTTTAATGCTCTAGTATTGTTAAGAACCTGTAACTATGTAAGGGTATAGAAGTCTTTCTCGGCCATAGTTCCTAAGACAGATTTAGGTTAAAATGCAAACTTGTTAGGGCTTTTATTGCCTTCAAACTCCACATCGTTCTCTCTATGAATTGCCAAGAGTTCACTTGCCACCTCTCTCATGGTTGGTCGATTTTCCTTCTCATATTCTAAGCACTTGAATGCTAGCTTGGCAACCCTTTGCACCATTGCTCGTACACGTGGTTGGTGAGTGACCTGTAAAGAAGGGTCGATGATGTCATCAAAGGAGTCAGCCTTGATCTTGGCAACTGCCAATGTGGCAATATTGATGTCTTTTCTCTCTCTTGATAAGTCCACAGCTTTCATACCAGTGATGATTTCAAATAACACAACACCAAAGCTATACACGTCTGACTTATCACAGAAGTGGTGGGTCTGAAGACACTCTGGATCAAGGTAACCAAGGGTTTCTTGGGGTGTGGTAGAGATGGGAGTTCCACCATCAAAGATCACTGACCTGGAAATACAATGGAAATAAATTGTTAAATGGTTTCATGCTTTCAAGATCTGCAATTTCTCTAAAAACTAAAAAGAATGCATAATCATGTGTCGGTCCACGATTAGAATGAATGATattaaaatttctatttttttttaaaattgacatTCACATTTTCATAATGTACAAGGTTTTCATAGTTTGTAAAATTGAaatatgtttttttgaaaaaaatgattttaatcatTATTTTAGATGATTCTCAAAttcattttataaataaaaataaatataataacactgaaaatgaaataaaacataagATATTAATGAAAACAAAAGAAAGATTCTAAGTTATTAAATTAATATATGATGAAGCACTGAAAAGTGAAGGGAGAAACATCTAAATATGATTCAAATAGATTAAACAAAGAGTAGAGCGAAGCATCTAAATATGACTCAAAAAGATTAAAGAAAAAGTAGAGCACGGATTAAAAATTTGGAAGTAATAGTAAATAAATGAAATAGTTGTAGATTAGATCGAGAGTACAATTAAAAAAGTAGAAGTGTTTTCTTATTATAGCAACAATCTGGATTTAAAATTTTTCAACAGTTATctctgatttttatttatttttataaatcaTCCCTCGCCTCTTGTATTATTATGTATTTAAAAGCTTTTTAATCCTTCACTTTCCATTCCTCTAATGTTTTAATTTTCTTGATCTTATATTATTAAAGTTTATGTCTTCTTAATGTTTTAATTTTCTTGATCATATATTCTAAATGttttgattttcttgatcttatatTCTTAATGTTTATGTCTTCTGGGCTGTCTTTCAATCTTCAAACTTCAGTACTAAATTTTGTTCAATAAAACTTATCTCTTGATTAAGTCTTTATGAGTTATCAACTTCGCCACAATTAGGCTCACAAGATAAAAACAGTCTATATAAGATTTCATATAAAAATCTTACAAAATTTTATCCAAAAATAATGAGATTCACTACCTATAATGCAGAGTAATAACATCATATACCAGAGAGGCAAtcaaaattaaaaacaaattttaaaaacaaattctaCCTGGAGAGGCCGAAGTCCCCAATCTTGCACTCGAAGGCAGAGTCCAAAAGTATGTTGGAAGACTTGATGTTTCGGTGGTAGACAGGTGCTTTCAGGTTGTTGTGCAGGTAGGCGAGGGCTCCAGCAGCATCTGCAGCAATAGCACATCGGCTTCTCCAGTCGAACAGTACGAGAGAATCCCCGTGCTCCCGGTGAAGTTGCTGAGCTACGGTTCCATTGGGCACAAACTCATATACTAGAATTGGGTCTTCCAACTCGAGGCAGCAGCCCAACAGGCGAACCAGGTTGGGGTGCTCTATGCTGGAAATAAGGCTGATCTCATTCAGGAGTTGGAGGCGCCCCTGCTGTGAAGAAGTAGAGCAACAGTGCATGCGCTTCACTGCCACATGGCGACCGTCTATGAGACAACCAGCATAGACAGAGCCATGGCCACACTTTTGTGAGTCTGCAAAGCCATTCGTGGCCTGGTACAAGGTTTTATAGCTAAAGAGCTCCGTGTTGAATTTCTCATCCAGGTTGGCGAGGAGACCTGCCCATTGGCTTTTGTAACTCCACCCCAGCTTCCAAGCTGGGGTATTTCTCTTCATCCAGATTATTAGTGCTACGAAGACCATGATTCCTACAGCCAATACTGCTGCAGCCGCCAGCTCTGATAAAACccattcaagaaagaatgcttcttAACTATACTATGTTAAAAGAGGAAAGATTGTAAATTGTATTGTGCTTCTAAATTCAACTGTGTAGTGTTTATTGATGCAAACAAACGTTATTAGTTGaataaaaaatacaatacaattttTATGTCATTATGAATTATGGAAATCTCATGTCATTGATAAATTGTATTATTCTTTTATATCAATATTTCAAatcacattcaatcatctatcatTGAATTCAAATAGAGGAGTTGTAACCTGCAACTTATTTGAAAAGAATGTTATCCTATCTATATTAATTTCAATATTGCAATCGAAGTTCCTGGATTATGTACCGTACCAGCCTCAAGGATTTTTTTATTGCTTCTGATCCAATCCACGCAGTCCTTATCATATAGCTTCTTACCATCCCTTGTGCATACTGAAGCCCAAAAAATCATCAGTCAGATTTATATAAACTAAAAGGAACATGATTCTTTCAGTCATAACTTCTGATCTATAAGGGATTCAACTTACGATATTTAATTCGAGAGTTTCCTTGATGACAGTACAACTTTGCAATGTGCAAAATATTTCATGGCAGAGTTTGAAAACCATTACAGGTACAGGTAAAAGCACACACAATTCCCTTGAACAGAGAACTGGTTCATTCAAATTCTTGTCGACATTCACTTGCACATTgtttaaaagtaaaaataaaatattctaaaaatcACACTTGAGAGTGAAAAATTTCAATGTAGAGACAATGGGAGGGAGTAAAATGCATGTAACTGGTGGTCTTGGAAATGTTTTGCATGTGAAGCATGCCTAGCCATAGGAAGGTGTAAACTTTATGCCAAGCTTGCAAAGTTGAATTCTCTCTATCAGTTAGAAGAGTACTAGAAATGGGGCAATAATATGCAACAATAGACTTGGACTATGAAAAACCAGTCTCGATTCAAGATTCTAGATCCAGGGTTAGGAAACTGAGAGCCCAACTACACGAACCCTCTAAGCCATTTATGTTTTTGTTACCAATTTCATCAGAAAAGCTATTTTCTTAGAACCAACACTGATCTTGTTTTGCCATAGTTCCTTTTCTATATTGTTCTGTCATACAGTAAACCCTAATTGTTCTGCCAGACAATAAAGTCATCTATACAGCATTCAACCACAAATCTAAATCCAATCTGGAAGGAATGCATAAATTTCTCTTATAGGTAATAAGTTTCTCTCCTTTCTTCAAATCTAATTAAAGACAGTTGAGGAAAATACCGTATGCAATAACTGAATTGACACTGCACCAACAGACTGACTAATATAAGAGAGATCTCATAATATATGGGAACAAGTATCTTATGGAAACTTTGTTCCTAGTTGTATTTACCAATGTCACCTATCTGTATTCTTCAGGCTGCACTGCTGTGTGCACTGATTAAATTGATTTTCCAATTGGGATTCAAACAAAAGGGGAGATAGAAAACCCTCTTCAAACAGTAATTTCTTTTGGATAGATCTTGTCAAATACATTtatctaataaataaataaacataaaaaaataaaaaatttgaaatccTTTCAAAACTCTCTTTCCATTCATAACTAACAACTAAAAAATACCTAATAAAAAAGTTTAAGCACTGACAGACTTTGTCAAAATGATCCTGATTGCAATAAGATCACGCTGTGTATTCAATGTAGATTTGATGTTAAATTCTATTGAGACATCAATTTGGAACATAAAGGaaggatatatacataaattatgatCAACATGAAACAAAACAATGTGGTATTAGCACTAAATGCAATTATAAAGAAAATTACCTTTAACGCATCCATTGCCTTCAATATACCCATTTCCTTCGTAACCAACGTTACAAGTACACCTCACACCAGCTTTCACATCTCTGGCTGCTTCACAACGTGCATTTGCATCACATTGAAAACTCGTGCAGTTCCCGGCGATACCCCATTCCAGTTTTAGCCCTGTTATTGAAGTGTAATTTGTTCCCCCTGGAAATCCCCAGCTAATGAATTTCGAGCATTGCCATTCAGAGAATCGGTCAAAGTTAGTCACTCCGGGTTCCCATGTCTTGTCATATACAAGAGAGAAGCAGCAGGGATTCACAACTTTGCATTGTATAACATTCGCATAAGGAAGGTTGCAATCCGGTAACTTGCAAGTTGTTCTATTCTTGCAACTGGAAAACTGGATAAAGTTATCTTTAGAAATTGCGTAGTTATGCTTGCCATCAATCCTGAAGCTTTCTAGGTTCGGGAAGCAATTAGAATTCATGATATCAACAATAATACCATTTGGCAGAATGGAGGTCACATGGTAGAGAATCTTGCCCAATTCAATCTTCAGAGTTGAATTGTTGTAGCATTCAAGTTTGAACCCATCTCTACCACAAGACCTGGACTTAGTATAAAATGGGTATGGGAGAAGAGTGTCCCCACAAAACTCTTTGCAATTCCTTTCTCTAGTTGAGGAAACTGTGGGTAAGTCTGAACCCATCAAGGCCATAATAAGAACAAGAATAACACCAATTGTCTTTCGTCTTGAATAGTGTTTCCACATAGTATCGACCTGCTTATATTTTTCAGCTAATTCCCTTTTGTCCCTTCTATTTAATCTTATACAGAGCAAAAGAAGATCTAAAGCAGTTGCAAGCTTGGTTTTGTCTTGAAAACTACTTGAACACTAACATTTTCACTAAGAGTTTACTATCATGTTTCTATTTGAGTCCCATCACCCCTTGACTAATATTCAAAAGGAAAAAAAACATTGCATCAATTTCTCCCTAATATTTCCTATCGATTTGAGGCTTCCATATGACTATATCAACTTTTCACATAAGGAAAACACAAGTAGAATTCTTCTATATAATATCATGTAGATTTAACGCCTGCTATATTTTTTACACAAGGAAAACTCAACACCAATCTTTTCTACTGTCAAGATAATTTGAATATGATTTCTTTCAAAAGCCTACTAGAACAATCTTACTTCACAAAAGGAATCACAAAGTTATGGAAAAGGTATCCATTTCACTGGAAGCAACAAGTCTCCTGATTAATCTCCATTAATTTCCATCCTCCTCTTCAATTCCATATCAAACGAAATCTTTTTTGAAGCCTCCACAAGCCTAACATGCACCGTTGGTAGAGTGATTTCTTGCATGAAGGTCCACCCTATGTATACACTGCACTACGTTCAAGTGGTGTAGATAAGAATTTCTGGTGGCATTGAGATCGATATTCTTCGTTAGGATGCGTATATATTCAGTTCTAAAATTGAACTTTTTGGGATTTGGCTTGTGATTGTATTCAATAAAGGTAGTTAACATTGCCAATGGCAATTCATTCTATTGACCTCCGGCTTTAGTGGTTACTGAAATTGAGTCCGATACGATCTTATTGCAATACCCAACAATTGTGT encodes:
- the LOC131044626 gene encoding wall-associated receptor kinase-like 14; the protein is MWKHYSRRKTIGVILVLIMALMGSDLPTVSSTRERNCKEFCGDTLLPYPFYTKSRSCGRDGFKLECYNNSTLKIELGKILYHVTSILPNGIIVDIMNSNCFPNLESFRIDGKHNYAISKDNFIQFSSCKNRTTCKLPDCNLPYANVIQCKVVNPCCFSLVYDKTWEPGVTNFDRFSEWQCSKFISWGFPGGTNYTSITGLKLEWGIAGNCTSFQCDANARCEAARDVKAGVRCTCNVGYEGNGYIEGNGCVKVCTRDGKKLYDKDCVDWIRSNKKILEAELAAAAVLAVGIMVFVALIIWMKRNTPAWKLGWSYKSQWAGLLANLDEKFNTELFSYKTLYQATNGFADSQKCGHGSVYAGCLIDGRHVAVKRMHCCSTSSQQGRLQLLNEISLISSIEHPNLVRLLGCCLELEDPILVYEFVPNGTVAQQLHREHGDSLVLFDWRSRCAIAADAAGALAYLHNNLKAPVYHRNIKSSNILLDSAFECKIGDFGLSRSVIFDGGTPISTTPQETLGYLDPECLQTHHFCDKSDVYSFGVVLFEIITGMKAVDLSRERKDINIATLAVAKIKADSFDDIIDPSLQVTHQPRVRAMVQRVAKLAFKCLEYEKENRPTMREVASELLAIHRENDVEFEGNKSPNKFAF